A segment of the Patescibacteria group bacterium genome:
AGGATAAATCTCTTTTAATTTTTTCATAAAATCAATAGTATTTTTTGCATCTGTTTTCCAATTTGTAGGACAAAATGATAATACCTCAACAAATGAAAATCCTTTTTCCTGCATTTGCCAGTCAATTGCTTTTTTTATAAATCCTTTTAATTGTATTGGATTATCAACACATCCACGAGCAATATAAGCAGGAGTTTCACTCGCGTGTAATAGTAAGTCGGGTCCATCAATATGATTTTTGTCAGCCCCACCTAGCGATGTAGTGGTAATCTGACCTTCAACTGTTGTAGGAGCTTTTTGACCACCTGTCATGCCATAATTTGCATTGTTTACTATTATTACCGTGATATTTTCATTTCTTATTCTAGCACTAATCAAATGTTGTATTCCTATTGCATAAGCTCCCCCATCTCCCAAATAAGCAATTATTATAGAATTTTTTTTGGATTTTTTTGCCCCAGTCATTACAGGAATTGTTCTTCCATGATGAGTTTGCATTGTATCAACATTGAAGAAATCCCAAGCAAGTAGAGAGCATCCAATATCTATTCCAAAAAGTGTTTTGTTTTGGATATTTGTTTCATCAATAATTTGTCCCAACATTTTTAATATTATTGGATGACCACACCCAGGACAAAAATTATGTGGTTTGCTAGATTTTTTCCAGCACACTGGCCAAGCTAAGTTATTTTTGTTGTTTTCCATATTTTTTTATACTAATGTGCGATGCTAATGTACTAATACATACTAATAATACTAATATTCGTATAATTCGAATGAATTTGTATATTGGAATCGCATTTATTTTTTATTTTTAATTAAATTTATAATCTCATCCGGTGTTATTCCAAGTGCTGGTCTATTGTATGTCTTTATAGGAATATTGAATCCATATAAATTTTCTTTTACAATTTTTAACAATTGGTTTTGTGCTGACTCTGTAACTATTATTTGTTTTATTCCTTTCAATTCTTTTTTCAAAGTATCAGTCGGAAATGGATTTATGGTTATTGGTCTAAATAATTTTACAGATTTTTTCTTTGTATCATAAATTGCCTGTTTTACTGATGAGGCAACTATTCCATGTGCGATTATAAGGGTATCTTTTTTTGACTTTGTATTATATGAGAAAGATTCGTGTTCTGCTACTTCTTTTTTTATAATTTCCCATTTTTTTATTAATTCCTGATTTAAATCAAAACATTGTTCTTCGGTAGAAAAAGTATTTCTCATATTTATATAATTTGATTCTTTTTTGTTGTCTCTTTTTTCTGATTTTAACATCATTGGCTTGCTTGGAACTAAATTTTTTGGTTTGTATAATTCTACATTTGTTTTGGTCTTCAGAGTATATCCGTCTGCTAGCAAAAATGTAGGAATCATATAACGCCAAGCAGTATTGAAACATTTTATAGTGTAATCATATAATTCTTGAATATTTTCTGGAGAATAAACAACTCTATATCCCTCACCATTTCCACCAAATGCAGTGAGTGTTACTTCTTGTTGGGAATAAATAACAGAACCAGTTGATGGTCCTCCACGCTGACCTATAATAGTTACAATTGGAATGCTCATTGCTTCAGCCATTGCTAGAGCGTCTTGAACTAATATATTTCCTGGGCCACCTGTAGCAGTAAATGCTTTTTTACCCATCAAAACTGCCCCTACTGTAGCAAATCCCGCAGACATTTCATCTTCTGTTTGTAGAAAGATCAAATTTTTGGGGTCTTTTTCATAAAATTTATCCCACTCTGACATAACTTCTGTAGCCGGAGTAATTGGATATCCAAAGAATGCTTGTGCACCAGCAGCTAGCGCGGCACGTACAACAACTTCATTTCCTGTTAGTAATTCTTTCATATTATTTTAGCTAAATTATTAAATTAATTATTATCTTCTTCAAAAATATAGTCATCATCTGTATCTTCTATATCTACTATTATTGATTTTTTTTGTGTTTCATTTTCTACTATTATTTTTATGTTTTCATTTTCATTTTTCAAATCTTTTTCATCTTGCTCTGTTGTTATATTTATATTTTTAATATTTTCTTTTTTTGTAGATAATTTTGTATTTTTATTTTTTACAAAAGTTGGCTTTATTGTTTTTGACTCTTCTGTTCCGTATAAGATTTCATCTTTTTCTGTAATTTGATTTTGCTTGCTAATTATTTGTATTCTTTTACTTGCATATTCTTTTTCGATTTTTTTTAGTTTTCTAGATAACCTAAATAGTATTACAAGTATTGAGCTTAGTAATAATATTAATATCCAAAATTGGTATCTTCTATAATTTAAAAAATTATTTATAGGAAATCCATTATTTTGATCTGTTTC
Coding sequences within it:
- a CDS encoding thiamine pyrophosphate-dependent enzyme, whose amino-acid sequence is MENNKNNLAWPVCWKKSSKPHNFCPGCGHPIILKMLGQIIDETNIQNKTLFGIDIGCSLLAWDFFNVDTMQTHHGRTIPVMTGAKKSKKNSIIIAYLGDGGAYAIGIQHLISARIRNENITVIIVNNANYGMTGGQKAPTTVEGQITTTSLGGADKNHIDGPDLLLHASETPAYIARGCVDNPIQLKGFIKKAIDWQMQEKGFSFVEVLSFCPTNWKTDAKNTIDFMKKLKEIYP
- a CDS encoding thiamine pyrophosphate-binding protein, which gives rise to MKELLTGNEVVVRAALAAGAQAFFGYPITPATEVMSEWDKFYEKDPKNLIFLQTEDEMSAGFATVGAVLMGKKAFTATGGPGNILVQDALAMAEAMSIPIVTIIGQRGGPSTGSVIYSQQEVTLTAFGGNGEGYRVVYSPENIQELYDYTIKCFNTAWRYMIPTFLLADGYTLKTKTNVELYKPKNLVPSKPMMLKSEKRDNKKESNYINMRNTFSTEEQCFDLNQELIKKWEIIKKEVAEHESFSYNTKSKKDTLIIAHGIVASSVKQAIYDTKKKSVKLFRPITINPFPTDTLKKELKGIKQIIVTESAQNQLLKIVKENLYGFNIPIKTYNRPALGITPDEIINLIKNKK